Genomic window (Pseudothauera hydrothermalis):
CGCTTCATCGACTGGGTCGAGCAACTGGAGTGCGGCGTGGACCTGATGACCGAGAAAAATTATCGGGCGCCTTGAAGGTGCGAGCGCCGTTGGCTCAGTCGGTTTGCCAGAATCGGTCCAGATGTTTGAAGTGCCAGCGTGCCGGGTCTTCGGTGCCAACGATGCGCTCGGTGCAACCCGGACGGGCCAGATCGAGCACCTCCGGTTTGAGGTGGGCATCGGCCCGGGTGGAGTAAAACACCCGCAGTTTTGGCTTGAGCAGGGATTTTGCGCCTTGCTCGATTACCACCGCCAAGCGGCCGGATTCCAGCCGTACCAGTGAGCCGACCGGATAAATGCCCACACTGCGCACGAAGGCCTGAAAGACGGTCTCATCGAAATGCCCTTTGCTCCACTCGGCCATCCTCCGGATCGACTCCGCAGGGTCCCAGCCGGCCTTGTAGGGGCGGTTCGATGTGATTGCATCATAGACGTCGCACACTGCGCCCATTTTGGCGAACAGGCTGATTTCGTCGGCCTTGAGATGGTGCGGATAGCCGCTGCCGTCGGTTTTTTCATGATGGTGCAGGCAAACGTCCAGCGCCACGTCGTCGGCCCCGCCCGCCTCGCACAGCATCTGGTGTCCGCGCACCGGGTGTGACTTGATGATCTCAAACTCGGCATCGGTCAGCTTGCCCGGTTTGTTCAATACTTCCAGTGGGATGGCGGCCTTGCCAATGTCATGCAGCAGGCCGGCCAGTCCGGCCTGACGCCAATGTTCTTCCGGCAGACCAAGTTGGCGGGCCAGGGCGATCATCAGCGCGCACACCGCCACCGAGTGCATGTAGGTATAGTCGTCGGCGGTCTTGAGCCGTGCCAGACTGATCAACGCGCCCGGGTTGCGCGCTACCGATTGGGAAATCTCATCGACCAGCGGCAGGGCCTCGGCAGCGTGTATCGCCCGGCCCATGCGCGCTTCGTTGAACATCGACACCACGGCCGCTTTGGAGCGGGCACAGATTTGCGCTGCCCGGGCCAGTTCTTCGCGCATGGCCACCCGCGGGGTGATCGCTGTTGCGGCTGCGCGCTGCAACTGGCGCTCCACCGCGGCATCGCTTTCCGCCTTGGCTACCGCTTCTTCCGGATGTTCGAGCACGTCCGCGCCACGGGCGGTATCGATCCACACCTCGTGGATGCCGCATTCGACAATGCGGCGGATGTCGGCCGGATCGTCGAGCAGAAAGGAGCTGCGCCAAAACGGGTGTTCCATCCATGAACCACAGAGTTCATGGATGAACATGCCGGGTTTGAGATGTTTGACCGGGATGCGTTTGAGCATTCTTGATCGGGTTTTTGCGGTTGATTGAGCAGGGTCAGTGATGTCGGCTCAACAGCGCGATGGCCCCCGCCAAGCCCGCCAGGGTGAGTGGAAACATGCGTTCGCCGACCAACTGGCGGATGATCTCGATCGACCTGCGGTAAGGCCACAGGCGTTCGGGCTCCGGGTTGAGCCACACCGCTGCGGGATAAGCGTCCAGCAAACGCCGCAGCCAGACCGCGCCGGGCTCGGTATTCATGTGTTCGATGGAGCCGTGCGGGTGCAGGATTTCGTAGGGGCTCATGGTGGCGTCGCCGACAAAAATCAGCTTGTAGTCAGGCCCGTAACGGTGGATCACATCGATCAGCGGGGTGCGTTCCTGGTGTCGGCGGGTGCTGTCGCGCCACACGCTTTCATAAACACAGTTGTGAAAATAATAGTACTCCAGGTGTTTGAATTCGCTGCGACAGGCAGAAAACAGCTCTTCGCACACCTTGACGTGGTCATCCATCGAGCCGCCTACATCCAGGAAAAGCAGCACCTTGACCGCGTTGTGGCGCTCCGGGCGCATCAGCAGATCCAGCCAGCCGGCGTTTTTTGCGGTGGCGGCGATGGTGCCCGGAAGGTCCAGTTCCTCGGCGGCGCCTTCGCGCGCAAAGCGGCGCAGGCGCCGTAGTGCCAGCTTGATGTTGCGGGTGCCCAGTGCCACATTGTCGTCAAGATTGCGGAATTCGCGCTTGTCCCACACCTTGACCGCGGTGCGGTTGCCGGCCGAGTCGCCGCCTATGCGGATACCTTCCGGGTGGGTGCCGCTGTTGCCGAAGGGCGATGAACCGCCGGTGCCGATCCACTTGTTGCCCCCCTGGTGTCGCCCCTTCTGTTCGGCCAGGCGCTTGCGGAACTCTTCCATCAGCCGCTCCCAGCCGAGTTTTTCCAGTCGCGATCGCTCCTCGGGGCTGAGGTGCTTTTTCATCATCGCGCGCAACCATTCTTCCGGTAGCTCGGCCTCCAGGCCGGGGATCTCGCTCACCCCTTTGAAGTACTCGCCAAAAGCCTGGTCGAAGCGGTCGTAAAGCGTTTCGTCCTTCACCAGGCAGGCGCGCGCGAAGTGATAGAACGCTTCCATGTCATGGCCGCACACCCGGGCACGCAGCCCTTCCAGCAGGGTCAGGTATTCACGTGTCGATACCGGCAGCCGGCGTGCTTTCAGATGCAGGAAAAAATCGATCAGCATGACCCGGATCAGCGGTTATGACGCGCCATGAACACCAGCCGCTCGAAAAGATGCAAGTCTTGCTCGTTTTTGAGTAGCGCACCGGCCAGCGGTGGCACGACCTCTTTGTTGTCGCGGCTCTTGAGCGCCTCGGGCGGAATGTCCTCGGCCATCAAAAGCTTCAACCAGTCGAGCAGCTCTGAGGTGGAAGGTTTTTTCTTCAGCCCGGGTATCTCGCGCAGACCGAAGAACACTTCCAGCGCTTCGGTAAGCAGCGCCTTTTTCAAACCGGGGAAATGCACCTCCACGATTGCCCGCATGGTGTCGCGGTCGGGGAATTTGATGTAGTGGAAAAAACAACGCCGCAGGAAGGCGTCCGGCAGTTCTTTCTCGTTGTTCGAGGTGATGAACACTAGCGGGCGGTGGCGCGCGCGCACGGTCTGGCGGGTTTCATAGACATGAAACTCCATGCGGTCCAGTTCGCGCAACAGGTCGTTGGGGAATTCGATGTCGGCTTTGTCGATTTCGTCGATCAGCACCACGGTCGGGGTGTCGGCTTCGAACGCTTGCCACAGCACGCCTTTGACGATGTAGTTGGCAATGTCCTTGACGCGATCCTCGCCCAGTTGCGAATCGCGCAGGCGCGAGACCGCGTCGTACTCGTAGAGGCCCTGCTGGGCCTTGGTGGTGGACTTGATGTGCCACTGCAGCAGCGGAAGATTGAGTGCACGCGCGACCTCCTCGGCCAGCATGGTTTTGCCGGTGCCCGGTTCGCCTTTGATCAGTAGCGGCCTTTGCAAGGTGATGGCGGCGTTGACCGCCAGCATCAGATCCGGGGTCGCAACGTAGTTTGGGGTGCCTTCGAAGCGCATGTCGATTTCCTTGAAGCAATACAAGGATTATAGAGGGCATGGGAGGGCTGCAATGCATTGCAGCGTGGATCGCGCTTGCGTAGAATGCGCCCCCGTCATCGGGGAGTAGCCGCCCGGCATCGCGACCGGGGTCTGCATCAACAGACTTGTCCGGCAAGGACATGGTGCAGGCAGCAGGCACGCGCGCATCGCGCCGTGCACCGCCTGGCGAGACCTTTGACCGTGCTGCCCCGCATAGGGCCGGGGGTGTGGCGCGGTCATGGGTTAACGCCGGCCCGGAGTCTTCCCTTTCATGGACGCTTTCCTCGTTTCCACCGGTATCGTCGCGCTCGCCGAAATCGGCGACAAGACCCAGTTGCTGTCTTTTGTGCTCGCTGCGCGCTTTCGCAAGCACTGGCCCATCATTGCCGGCATTTTGGTTGCCACGCTTGCCAACCACGCCTTTGCCGCGGCGGTCGGCGCCTGGGTGACCACCGTCCTTGGGCCCGATCTGCTGCGTTGGGTGTTGGGCGTGTCCTTTATCGCCATGGCGGTGTGGATCATGGTGCCCGACAAGCTGGACGAGGAGGAGGTGCGCCCGCTGCGCTTCGGCGTGTTCGGCACGACGCTGGCGGCGTTTTTTCTTGCCGAGATGGGCGATAAAACCCAGGTGGCCACGGTTGCGTTGGCGGCGCAGTACGGGGACTTTGCCATGGTGGTGGTCGGTACCACGCTGGGCATGATGATCGCCAACGTGCCGGCGGTGCTGGTCGGCGGGCGGCTGGCCGAGCGGCTGCCGGTGCGCCTGGTGCACGGCATTGCGGCGCTCATCTTCCTGGTTCTGGGCGTGGCCGCCTTGCTGGGTTTCGGTGGCTGATCAGGCCATGTAAGGGTTTGTCCCGATTCGGGAATCGTTTGCCTTTGGCTTTCGCAGCGGCATAGAATCAGCGCAAAAAAAGGCGCCCGGACAGCAAATTCAAACAGGTCCGGCGCATGTCCGGCAAGCGCTTTTTCAGCAGTGCCTGAATTCCGACCCAACGGAGGAGACACCATGCAGGGACGGAGTTTCATCGTTGCAAGCGTGCTGGCCATCGCCGCTGGCCCCGCGCCGGCGGACAACGGCCCGCCCAAGGGCGACCCACAAGCGGCCCGCAGCAAGATTTCCATGTGCATCGGCTGCCACGGCATTCCCGGCTACCGCACCACCTTTCCGGACGTCTATCCGGTGCCCAAGCTAGGCGGGCAGCACCCGGAGTACATCGTCCGCGCGCTGCAGTCCTACAAGAGCGGCGAGCGCAGCCACCCCACCATGCGCGGCATCGCCGAGAGCCTGAGCGAGCAGGACATGGCCGATCTTGCCGCGTACTACGGCACTGCAAGGTAGGAGAGGGCGATGCGAGCGAGCAATCCAACCCCCTTGTTCCGCACGCTGCCGCTGGCCGTGGCCGCCGCTGCCCTGCTGCTGAGCAGTCCGGCGCTGGCGGGCGGCGACCCGGTCCGCGGGCAACAGAAATCCGCGGTGTGTGCCGCCTGCCATGGGCCGGACGGCAACAGTCCGTCGCCTGAGTTTCCGCGCATTGGCGGGCAGCATGAAGATTATTTGTTCCATGCGCTGCGCGCCTACCAACTGGGCACCCGTAAAAATCCGATCATGGCCGCCCAGGTCGAGGGGCTTTCGAATCAGGATTTGCGCGATCTGGCAGCCTGGTTTGCCAGCCAGCAGGGCTTGTACCTCAAGCGCTGAACCGCTGCATCAGTCTGCGGAGAGCGGCGGTAGCG
Coding sequences:
- a CDS encoding HD-GYP domain-containing protein — encoded protein: MLKRIPVKHLKPGMFIHELCGSWMEHPFWRSSFLLDDPADIRRIVECGIHEVWIDTARGADVLEHPEEAVAKAESDAAVERQLQRAAATAITPRVAMREELARAAQICARSKAAVVSMFNEARMGRAIHAAEALPLVDEISQSVARNPGALISLARLKTADDYTYMHSVAVCALMIALARQLGLPEEHWRQAGLAGLLHDIGKAAIPLEVLNKPGKLTDAEFEIIKSHPVRGHQMLCEAGGADDVALDVCLHHHEKTDGSGYPHHLKADEISLFAKMGAVCDVYDAITSNRPYKAGWDPAESIRRMAEWSKGHFDETVFQAFVRSVGIYPVGSLVRLESGRLAVVIEQGAKSLLKPKLRVFYSTRADAHLKPEVLDLARPGCTERIVGTEDPARWHFKHLDRFWQTD
- a CDS encoding vWA domain-containing protein, whose product is MLIDFFLHLKARRLPVSTREYLTLLEGLRARVCGHDMEAFYHFARACLVKDETLYDRFDQAFGEYFKGVSEIPGLEAELPEEWLRAMMKKHLSPEERSRLEKLGWERLMEEFRKRLAEQKGRHQGGNKWIGTGGSSPFGNSGTHPEGIRIGGDSAGNRTAVKVWDKREFRNLDDNVALGTRNIKLALRRLRRFAREGAAEELDLPGTIAATAKNAGWLDLLMRPERHNAVKVLLFLDVGGSMDDHVKVCEELFSACRSEFKHLEYYYFHNCVYESVWRDSTRRHQERTPLIDVIHRYGPDYKLIFVGDATMSPYEILHPHGSIEHMNTEPGAVWLRRLLDAYPAAVWLNPEPERLWPYRRSIEIIRQLVGERMFPLTLAGLAGAIALLSRHH
- a CDS encoding AAA family ATPase; amino-acid sequence: MRFEGTPNYVATPDLMLAVNAAITLQRPLLIKGEPGTGKTMLAEEVARALNLPLLQWHIKSTTKAQQGLYEYDAVSRLRDSQLGEDRVKDIANYIVKGVLWQAFEADTPTVVLIDEIDKADIEFPNDLLRELDRMEFHVYETRQTVRARHRPLVFITSNNEKELPDAFLRRCFFHYIKFPDRDTMRAIVEVHFPGLKKALLTEALEVFFGLREIPGLKKKPSTSELLDWLKLLMAEDIPPEALKSRDNKEVVPPLAGALLKNEQDLHLFERLVFMARHNR
- a CDS encoding TMEM165/GDT1 family protein; this translates as MDAFLVSTGIVALAEIGDKTQLLSFVLAARFRKHWPIIAGILVATLANHAFAAAVGAWVTTVLGPDLLRWVLGVSFIAMAVWIMVPDKLDEEEVRPLRFGVFGTTLAAFFLAEMGDKTQVATVALAAQYGDFAMVVVGTTLGMMIANVPAVLVGGRLAERLPVRLVHGIAALIFLVLGVAALLGFGG
- a CDS encoding c-type cytochrome → MQGRSFIVASVLAIAAGPAPADNGPPKGDPQAARSKISMCIGCHGIPGYRTTFPDVYPVPKLGGQHPEYIVRALQSYKSGERSHPTMRGIAESLSEQDMADLAAYYGTAR
- a CDS encoding c-type cytochrome, encoding MRASNPTPLFRTLPLAVAAAALLLSSPALAGGDPVRGQQKSAVCAACHGPDGNSPSPEFPRIGGQHEDYLFHALRAYQLGTRKNPIMAAQVEGLSNQDLRDLAAWFASQQGLYLKR